In Cupriavidus taiwanensis, the following proteins share a genomic window:
- a CDS encoding nitrous oxide reductase accessory protein NosL: protein MCTPLCTPFSWPRRHLLLTLAGSAVLLAGCGRKPQAPARPQEFDAATACALDGMLLADYAGPKAQVFYAGEARPHWFCDTVEMFHALLRPEQVRPVQAAFVQDMARADWERPRGHWFDATTGVYVAGSRRHGSMGPTLASFSTERDAAAFAARHGGKLLRYAEVTPDLADLSGGAMHDSRM, encoded by the coding sequence ATGTGTACCCCGCTGTGTACCCCGTTCTCATGGCCTCGCCGCCACCTGTTGCTGACGCTTGCCGGCAGCGCCGTGCTGCTCGCCGGCTGCGGCCGCAAGCCGCAAGCCCCGGCTCGGCCGCAAGAGTTCGACGCCGCCACCGCCTGCGCGCTGGACGGCATGCTGCTGGCCGATTACGCCGGGCCCAAGGCGCAGGTGTTCTATGCGGGCGAGGCGCGCCCGCACTGGTTCTGCGATACGGTGGAGATGTTCCACGCGCTGCTGCGGCCGGAACAGGTGCGGCCGGTGCAGGCGGCCTTCGTGCAGGACATGGCCCGCGCCGACTGGGAGCGGCCGCGCGGCCACTGGTTCGATGCCACCACCGGCGTCTACGTGGCCGGCAGCCGGCGCCACGGATCGATGGGACCGACGCTGGCAAGCTTCAGCACGGAACGCGATGCGGCCGCCTTCGCTGCCCGTCATGGTGGGAAACTGCTGCGCTACGCCGAGGTGACGCCGGACCTGGCCGACCTCAGCGGCGGCGCCATGCACGACAGCCGGATGTAG
- a CDS encoding ABC transporter permease, which produces MSEWFDARQVATLAGREFRDRMRNRWVLAVAAVFTALSLAIGYFGGAEQGVLGPRSLELVITSLASLVIYLVPMIALLLGFDAVVGERERGSLDLLLSLPLTRGELLLGKYLGLAAALVLATAGGFALMALLLARQFGWAGLYHTLGFVASAVLLGLAFLSLALWLSVLSRDRAQASGLAIGLWFFFVLVFDLLLLGMLVAGSGADAQHAATDWIAWLLLLNPADLFRIVNAFSLDQLRSAGGVASIVPPALASPWPTGAALLAWIAVPLALAARSFR; this is translated from the coding sequence ATGAGCGAGTGGTTCGACGCCCGGCAGGTGGCCACGCTGGCCGGCAGGGAATTCCGCGACCGCATGCGCAATCGCTGGGTGCTGGCGGTGGCGGCGGTGTTCACGGCGCTGTCGCTGGCGATCGGCTACTTCGGTGGCGCGGAGCAGGGGGTGCTGGGCCCGCGCTCGCTGGAGCTCGTCATCACCAGCCTGGCCAGCCTGGTGATCTACCTGGTGCCGATGATCGCGCTGCTGCTCGGCTTCGACGCCGTGGTGGGCGAGCGCGAGCGCGGCTCGCTGGACCTGCTGCTGTCGCTGCCGCTGACGCGCGGCGAGCTGCTGCTGGGCAAGTACCTCGGCCTGGCCGCCGCGCTGGTGCTGGCCACGGCCGGCGGCTTTGCGCTGATGGCGCTGCTGCTGGCGCGCCAGTTCGGCTGGGCGGGGCTGTATCACACCCTCGGCTTCGTCGCCAGTGCGGTGCTGTTGGGGCTGGCGTTCCTGAGCCTGGCGCTGTGGCTGTCGGTGCTGAGCCGCGACCGCGCGCAGGCGTCGGGGCTGGCGATCGGGCTGTGGTTCTTCTTCGTGCTGGTGTTCGACCTGCTGCTGCTCGGCATGCTGGTCGCCGGCAGCGGCGCGGACGCACAGCATGCCGCCACCGACTGGATCGCGTGGCTGCTGTTGCTCAACCCCGCCGACCTGTTTCGCATCGTCAATGCCTTTTCACTTGACCAGCTGCGCAGCGCCGGGGGCGTTGCCAGCATCGTGCCGCCCGCGCTGGCCAGCCCGTGGCCGACCGGCGCGGCGCTGCTGGCGTGGATCGCCGTGCCGCTGGCCCTTGCCGCCAGGAGTTTCCGCTGA
- the aroG gene encoding 3-deoxy-7-phosphoheptulonate synthase AroG: MLKNTDDLRIRELKELLPPAHLIREFGCSEQASDVIYGARQAMHRILHGMDDRLIVIIGPCSIHDTRAALEYAKLLKVQRERFAGELEVVMRVYFEKPRTTVGWKGLINDPHMDGSFKINDGLRTARELLLTISEMGVPTGTEYLDMISPQYIADLVSWGAIGARTTESQVHRELASGLSCPVGFKNGTDGNVKIAVDAIKAASQPHHFLSVTKGGHSAIVSTSGNEDCHVILRGGKAPNYDAASVQEACDAIAKAGLASRLMIDASHANSSKKHENQIPVCAEIGRQIAAGDQRIIGVMVESHLVAGRQDHVQGQPVDELTYGQSVTDACIGWDDSVKVLEGLAESVRQRRLVSGSGN, from the coding sequence ATGCTGAAGAACACCGACGACCTGCGCATCCGCGAACTCAAGGAGCTGCTGCCGCCCGCGCACCTGATCCGCGAGTTCGGCTGCTCCGAACAGGCTTCGGACGTGATCTACGGCGCGCGCCAGGCCATGCACCGCATCCTGCACGGCATGGATGACCGGCTGATCGTCATCATCGGCCCGTGCTCGATCCACGATACCCGCGCCGCGCTGGAATACGCCAAGCTGCTCAAGGTGCAGCGCGAGCGCTTCGCCGGCGAGCTCGAGGTGGTGATGCGGGTGTATTTCGAGAAGCCGCGCACCACGGTGGGCTGGAAGGGCCTGATCAACGACCCGCACATGGACGGCAGCTTCAAGATCAACGACGGCCTGCGCACCGCGCGCGAGCTGCTGCTGACCATCAGCGAAATGGGCGTGCCGACCGGCACCGAGTACCTCGACATGATCAGCCCGCAATATATCGCCGACCTGGTCAGCTGGGGCGCGATCGGCGCGCGCACCACCGAGTCGCAGGTGCACCGCGAGCTGGCGTCGGGACTGTCGTGCCCGGTCGGCTTCAAGAACGGCACCGACGGCAACGTCAAGATCGCGGTCGACGCGATCAAGGCCGCATCGCAGCCGCACCATTTCCTGTCGGTGACCAAGGGCGGACATTCGGCAATCGTGTCGACCTCGGGCAACGAGGACTGCCACGTGATCCTGCGCGGCGGCAAGGCGCCCAACTACGACGCCGCCAGCGTGCAGGAAGCCTGCGACGCCATCGCCAAGGCCGGCCTGGCCTCGCGCCTGATGATCGACGCCTCGCATGCCAACAGCAGCAAGAAGCACGAGAACCAGATCCCGGTGTGCGCCGAGATCGGCCGCCAGATTGCCGCCGGCGATCAGCGCATCATCGGCGTGATGGTCGAATCGCACCTGGTGGCCGGCCGCCAGGACCACGTCCAGGGCCAGCCGGTCGACGAGCTGACCTATGGCCAGTCCGTCACCGATGCCTGCATCGGCTGGGACGACTCGGTCAAGGTGCTCGAGGGCCTGGCCGAGTCGGTGCGCCAGCGCCGGCTGGTGTCGGGCAGCGGCAACTGA
- the tldD gene encoding metalloprotease TldD — translation MNAGDLGIRNLATAQQLLLAPYGLDEARLQRVLADIFTHKVDYADLYFQYTRNEAWSLEEGIVKSGSFSIDQGVGVRAVSGDRTAFAYSDEISLPALSQAAAATRTIGKAGSGRVKVAGELATHAGRNLYTPNDPLDSMSAAEKVALLERIERMARAKDPRVVQVMAGLAGEYDVVLVARSDGVIAADVRPLVRVSVTVIAEQGGRREIGSSGGGGRYAYGYFTDDLLQQYVDEAVSSALVNLDARPAPAGAMTVVLGPGWPGVLLHEAVGHGLEGDFNRKGSSAFAGRMGERVAAKGVTVVDDGTLANRRGSLNLDDEGNPTQCTTLIEDGILRGYIQDTLNARLMKMPVTGNARRESYAALPMPRMTNTYMLNGDKDPQEIIASVKRGLYAVNFGGGQVDITNGKFVFSASEAYMIEDGKITYPVKGATLVGNGPESLKDVTMIGNDMRLDSGVGVCGKEGQSVPVGVGQPTLRIENMTVGGTA, via the coding sequence ATGAACGCCGGCGATCTCGGAATCCGCAACCTGGCCACCGCGCAGCAACTGCTGCTGGCGCCGTACGGCCTGGACGAAGCCAGGCTCCAGCGCGTGCTGGCCGATATCTTCACGCACAAGGTCGACTACGCCGACCTGTACTTCCAGTACACCCGCAACGAGGCCTGGAGCCTGGAAGAAGGCATCGTCAAGTCGGGCAGCTTCAGCATCGACCAGGGCGTGGGCGTACGCGCCGTCTCGGGCGACCGCACCGCCTTCGCCTACTCGGATGAAATCAGCCTGCCCGCGCTGTCGCAGGCGGCAGCCGCCACGCGCACCATCGGCAAGGCCGGCAGCGGCCGCGTCAAGGTCGCCGGGGAGCTGGCCACGCACGCGGGGCGCAACCTGTACACCCCCAACGATCCGCTCGACTCCATGAGCGCGGCGGAAAAGGTGGCGCTGCTGGAGCGCATCGAGCGCATGGCACGCGCCAAGGACCCGCGCGTGGTGCAGGTCATGGCAGGGCTGGCCGGCGAATACGACGTGGTGCTGGTGGCGCGCAGCGACGGCGTGATTGCCGCCGACGTGCGCCCGCTGGTGCGGGTCTCGGTCACGGTGATCGCCGAACAGGGCGGGCGCCGCGAGATCGGCTCGTCCGGCGGCGGCGGCCGCTATGCCTACGGCTATTTCACCGACGACCTGCTGCAGCAGTACGTGGACGAAGCGGTGTCGTCGGCGCTGGTCAACCTGGACGCGCGCCCGGCCCCGGCCGGCGCCATGACCGTGGTGCTGGGGCCGGGCTGGCCCGGCGTGCTGCTGCACGAGGCGGTCGGTCACGGCCTCGAAGGCGACTTCAACCGCAAGGGCTCGTCGGCGTTTGCCGGCCGCATGGGCGAACGCGTCGCGGCCAAGGGCGTGACCGTGGTCGACGACGGCACGCTGGCCAACCGCCGCGGCTCGCTCAACCTCGACGACGAAGGCAATCCGACCCAGTGCACCACGCTGATCGAGGACGGCATCCTGCGCGGCTATATCCAGGACACGCTCAACGCGCGCCTGATGAAGATGCCGGTCACCGGCAACGCGCGCCGCGAAAGCTATGCCGCGCTGCCGATGCCGCGCATGACCAACACCTACATGCTCAACGGCGACAAGGACCCGCAGGAGATCATCGCGAGCGTCAAGCGCGGCCTGTATGCGGTCAATTTCGGCGGCGGCCAGGTCGACATCACCAACGGCAAGTTCGTGTTCTCGGCCAGCGAGGCCTACATGATCGAGGACGGCAAGATCACCTACCCGGTCAAGGGCGCGACCCTGGTCGGCAACGGCCCGGAATCGCTCAAGGACGTGACCATGATCGGCAACGACATGCGGCTGGATTCGGGCGTGGGCGTGTGCGGCAAGGAAGGCCAGAGCGTTCCGGTGGGCGTGGGCCAGCCGACGCTGCGCATCGAGAACATGACGGTGGGTGGGACCGCCTGA
- a CDS encoding carbon-nitrogen hydrolase family protein, with protein MSPANPASPAPFRVAAVQTVTGTSLDANLARAEARIAEAAAGGAELVLLPEYFCIMGRAESDKVAVREHDGDGPVQQFLADAARRHGIWLVGGTLPMWCDDPQRVYNTSLAFNPRGERIARYDKIHLFGFTRGTESYDESRTILAGRTPVSFDAPCGRVAMSVCYDLRFPELYRGLAADGGTSLILMPAAFTYTTGQAHWEILLRARAIENQCYVLAAAQGGKHENGRRTWGHSMLVDPWGEVLAMLPEGEGVVGGVIDPARLEEVRQNLPALRHRVL; from the coding sequence ATGAGCCCAGCCAATCCAGCCAGCCCTGCCCCGTTCCGCGTTGCCGCCGTCCAGACCGTGACCGGCACCTCGCTCGACGCCAACCTGGCGCGCGCCGAGGCGCGCATCGCCGAGGCCGCCGCCGGCGGTGCCGAGCTGGTGCTGCTGCCCGAGTACTTCTGCATCATGGGCCGCGCCGAATCCGACAAGGTGGCCGTGCGCGAGCACGACGGCGACGGCCCGGTGCAGCAGTTCCTGGCCGACGCGGCGCGCCGCCATGGCATCTGGCTGGTCGGCGGCACGCTGCCGATGTGGTGCGACGACCCGCAGCGCGTGTACAACACCTCGCTCGCCTTCAACCCGCGCGGCGAGCGCATCGCGCGCTACGACAAGATCCACCTGTTCGGCTTCACCCGCGGCACCGAAAGCTATGACGAATCGCGCACCATCCTGGCCGGGCGCACGCCGGTCAGCTTCGATGCGCCCTGCGGCCGGGTGGCGATGTCGGTGTGCTATGACCTGCGCTTCCCGGAGCTGTACCGCGGCCTGGCCGCCGATGGCGGCACCAGCCTGATCCTGATGCCGGCCGCCTTCACCTACACCACCGGGCAGGCGCACTGGGAAATCCTGCTGCGCGCCCGCGCCATCGAGAACCAGTGCTATGTGCTGGCGGCGGCGCAAGGGGGCAAACACGAGAACGGCCGGCGCACCTGGGGCCATTCGATGCTGGTCGACCCGTGGGGCGAAGTCCTGGCGATGCTTCCCGAGGGCGAAGGCGTGGTCGGCGGCGTGATCGACCCGGCGCGGCTGGAGGAAGTCCGGCAGAACCTGCCGGCATTGCGGCACCGGGTGCTGTAG
- a CDS encoding class I SAM-dependent methyltransferase, with product MSVDEARLNAFMEKFVGDIGAVMHAATVVVGDELGLYKALAEKPMSVAMLAAKTHTDERYLREWLSAQAASGYVDYDAGSGQFSLNEEQAYALAQEGSPAFIPGAFQIAVAQFRAIPKMIDIFRNGRGLGWHEHDPALYHGTERFFRPGYAAHLVSEWIPALDGIAARLKAGAMVADVGCGHGASTIIMAQAFPASRFVGFDYHEPSVRHAAEAARRAGVSERVRFEVASAKDYDGKDYDLVAVFDCLHDMGDPVGAARHVRETLRADGAWMIVEPFANDALEQNLNPVGRVFYSASTFICTPASRSQEVGLCLGAQAGETRMRALAEQAGFRSFRRAAQTPFNLVYEVRP from the coding sequence ATGAGCGTCGATGAAGCGAGGCTGAATGCCTTCATGGAAAAATTCGTCGGCGATATCGGCGCGGTGATGCATGCCGCGACCGTGGTCGTCGGCGATGAACTCGGCCTGTACAAGGCGCTGGCGGAAAAACCGATGAGCGTCGCCATGCTGGCGGCCAAGACCCATACCGACGAGCGCTACCTGCGCGAATGGCTGTCGGCGCAGGCGGCCAGCGGTTATGTCGACTATGACGCGGGTTCGGGGCAGTTCAGCCTGAACGAGGAACAGGCCTATGCGCTGGCGCAGGAAGGCAGCCCGGCCTTTATCCCGGGCGCGTTCCAGATCGCGGTGGCGCAGTTCCGCGCGATTCCGAAGATGATCGACATCTTCCGCAATGGCCGCGGGCTGGGCTGGCACGAGCACGACCCCGCGCTGTACCACGGCACTGAACGCTTCTTCCGGCCCGGCTATGCGGCGCACCTGGTGTCGGAATGGATCCCGGCGCTCGACGGCATCGCGGCGCGGCTCAAGGCCGGGGCCATGGTGGCCGACGTGGGCTGCGGCCATGGGGCGTCGACCATCATCATGGCGCAGGCGTTTCCGGCGTCGCGCTTCGTCGGCTTCGACTACCATGAGCCTTCGGTGCGCCATGCGGCCGAGGCCGCGCGCCGCGCCGGCGTGTCCGAGCGCGTGCGCTTCGAAGTGGCCAGCGCCAAGGACTACGACGGCAAGGACTATGACCTGGTGGCGGTGTTCGACTGCCTGCACGACATGGGCGATCCCGTGGGCGCGGCGCGCCACGTGCGCGAGACCCTGCGCGCCGACGGCGCCTGGATGATCGTCGAACCCTTTGCCAACGACGCGCTGGAGCAGAACCTGAACCCGGTGGGCCGGGTGTTCTATTCCGCGTCGACCTTCATCTGCACGCCGGCATCGCGCTCGCAGGAAGTCGGCCTGTGCCTGGGCGCGCAGGCGGGCGAGACGCGCATGCGCGCGCTGGCGGAGCAGGCGGGCTTCCGCAGCTTCCGGCGGGCGGCGCAGACGCCATTCAATCTGGTGTATGAGGTGCGGCCGTGA